One stretch of Arachis hypogaea cultivar Tifrunner chromosome 20, arahy.Tifrunner.gnm2.J5K5, whole genome shotgun sequence DNA includes these proteins:
- the LOC140182921 gene encoding uncharacterized protein: protein MLVIRQKPHKLLTKLGITTIDEQPVVYGETSNVNDIVERAISHKSIFLGWMAANMSYPYARSLTYAEFPTKFVWKDDSSKWFSRKKGFAIGRLTHVPVANTEEYYQQLLLNTQRGCMSFRDIRTVGRIIYAMYRDACFVLGLLQDDKKFIDAVKEASSWASGSYVRRLFVIILTSNNISRPKHVWDRCWHELSDDILYRQRAVMNMRELTMSDDEIKQLCLMDIDKILHSYGETLKDYPPMPLATEVDSSLGDIVLNVASSGIASLLLPNGRTAHSRFKILLNITEDSVCNIKPGSPQAMLLLKAKLIIWNEAPMVSRHCYEALDKYLGDIMRCSPTYSKDFSFGGKMVVLGEDFRQILPVIPRGSRQDIVHLTLNSSYLWKFCQVLKLTKNMRLSIGTTTSDQDETEQFGEWLLKVGDGLIGDNMDGESEI, encoded by the exons ATGCTGGTGATCCGTCAGAAGCCACACAAGTTGTTGACGAAATTAGGAATTACTACGATT GATGAGCAACCTGTGGTTTATGGTGAAACTTCTAATGTGAATGATATCGTTGAAAGAGCAATATCTCATAAGTCCATATTTTTGGGATGGATGGCGGCGAACATGTCATATCCCTATGCTCGAAGTCTGACTTATGCTGAGTTTCCAACCAAGTTTGTTTGGAAGGACGATTCTTCAAAGTGGTTTTCTCGAAAGAAAGGCTTTGCAATTGGAAGGTTGACTCATGTACCTGTAG CAAATACTGAAGAATATTACCAACAACTTCTCTTGAATACTCAAAGAGGATGTATGAGTTTTCGAGATATAAGAACAGTAGGAAGAATAATTTATGCTATGTATAGAGATGCATGCTTCGTCCTTGGACTCTTGCAAGATGACAAAAAATTCATTGATGCAGTTAAGGAAGCAAGCTCATGGGCCTCAGGATCATATGTTAGGAGGTTATTTGTCATTATATTAACATCCAACAATATCTCAAGACCAAAACATGTCTGGGATAGATGTTGGCATGAACTCTCAGATGATATTTTGTATCGACAGAGAGCTGTGATGAACATGAGGG AGTTAACAATGTCAGATGATGAGATTAAGCAGTTGTGCTTAATGGATATAGACAAGATCTTACATTCCTACGGTGAAACCTTGAAAGACTATCCTCCTATGCCTTTAGCAACTGAAGTTGATAGTTCTTT GGGTGATATAGTGTTAAACGTTGCTTCGAGTGGTATTGCATCTTTACTTCTTCCCAATGGAAGAACGGCACACTCAAGGTTCAAAATACTACTGAATATAACTGAGGATTCTGTATGTAACATCAAACCTGGTTCCCCTCAAGCAATGTTGCTGTTGAAAGCCAAACTTATAATTTGGAATGAGGCTCCAATGGTTAGTAGGCACTGCTATGAAGCGCTTGATAAATACTTGGGTGATATCATGAGGTGTTCTCCAACATATAGCAAAGATTTTTCCTTTGGAGGAAAAATGGTTGTACTAGGTGAAGACTTTAGACAAATTCTTCCTGTCATTCCACGAGGATCGAGACAAGATATCGTTCATTTAACCTTGAATTCATCTTACCTTTGGAAGTTTTGTCAGGtgctcaaactaacaaaaaaCATGAGACTCTCTATAGGGACGACTACTTCAGATCAAGATGAGACAGAACAATTTGGTGAGTGGTTATTGAAAGTTGGTGATGGTCTAATAGGTGACAATATGGATGGTGAATCTGAGATATGA